Proteins from one Natrinema salinisoli genomic window:
- a CDS encoding 50S ribosomal protein L16, whose translation MSDKPASMYREISKPAYTRREYITGIPGSKIAQHDMGDAQADADDYPVQISLVTEEEVQIRHGSLEASRLSANRHMLKNAGENNYKMVLRKFPHHVIRENKQATGAGADRVSDGMRQAFGKIVGTAARIDAGERIFTIWCDVDDAEFAKDALRRSYNKISPPCRVIVERGEEQLIA comes from the coding sequence ATGTCAGACAAGCCTGCCTCCATGTACCGGGAAATCAGTAAGCCGGCCTACACGCGCCGCGAATACATTACTGGTATCCCCGGATCGAAGATCGCACAGCACGATATGGGCGATGCCCAGGCGGACGCCGACGACTACCCCGTCCAGATCAGCCTCGTCACGGAAGAAGAGGTCCAGATCCGTCACGGCTCCCTCGAGGCCTCGCGCCTCTCTGCGAACCGTCACATGCTGAAAAACGCCGGCGAGAACAACTACAAGATGGTTCTCCGCAAGTTCCCCCACCACGTCATCCGGGAGAACAAGCAGGCGACGGGCGCAGGGGCAGACCGTGTCTCCGACGGGATGCGCCAGGCCTTCGGGAAGATCGTCGGCACCGCCGCTCGTATCGACGCCGGCGAGCGTATTTTCACCATCTGGTGTGACGTCGACGACGCCGAATTCGCCAAGGACGCGCTCCGCCGCTCCTACAACAAGATCTCGCCGCCGTGTCGCGTCATCGTCGAGCGCGGCGAAGAACAGCTGATCGCATAA
- a CDS encoding ATP-grasp domain-containing protein, whose protein sequence is MIDLAVANDQETFERMGEPLAERGIGVHHVPVRERTIPLDEPPWGPDEYDVGFVYPGRLMEGGVADALLEIPWLNDHETVLTSRNKGEVLARLERADLPVPKSVYVSNEVGENELAAVFERFEPPVVVKPNSTTRGVGVAKAHDLDSFLGICDYLSLVHDYRATGDQSFLVQEYLPNATDYRVMVLEGEYVGAVERRLPDEAVSEGQWKHNVHRGAEATGVDLPDAWRELAESVAAELEIPFVGVDLLETDDRLVVNETNARPTIDEETKYEPDFYDRLAAAIRTAAD, encoded by the coding sequence ATGATCGATCTCGCGGTCGCGAACGACCAGGAAACCTTCGAGCGGATGGGGGAGCCGCTGGCCGAGCGCGGAATAGGGGTTCACCACGTGCCCGTGCGCGAGCGCACGATTCCGCTCGACGAACCGCCGTGGGGTCCCGACGAGTACGACGTCGGCTTCGTCTATCCGGGACGACTCATGGAAGGCGGGGTCGCCGACGCCTTGCTCGAGATCCCGTGGCTCAACGACCACGAAACGGTGTTGACCTCGCGGAACAAGGGCGAGGTGCTGGCGCGACTCGAGCGCGCCGACCTACCGGTCCCGAAATCCGTCTACGTCTCGAACGAGGTCGGCGAGAACGAGTTGGCGGCGGTCTTCGAGCGATTCGAGCCACCGGTCGTCGTCAAGCCCAACTCGACGACGCGGGGGGTCGGCGTCGCGAAGGCCCACGATCTGGACTCCTTTCTGGGGATCTGTGACTACCTCTCGCTGGTTCACGACTACCGGGCGACCGGCGACCAGTCGTTTCTGGTCCAGGAGTACCTGCCGAACGCGACCGATTACCGCGTGATGGTACTCGAGGGGGAGTACGTCGGCGCGGTCGAGCGGCGACTCCCCGACGAGGCGGTCAGCGAGGGCCAGTGGAAGCACAATGTCCACCGCGGGGCGGAGGCGACCGGCGTCGATCTTCCCGATGCGTGGCGCGAACTCGCCGAATCGGTCGCCGCCGAACTCGAGATCCCGTTCGTGGGCGTCGATCTGCTCGAGACGGACGACCGGCTGGTAGTCAACGAGACAAACGCGCGGCCGACGATCGACGAGGAGACGAAGTACGAACCGGACTTTTACGATCGGCTGGCGGCCGCGATACGCACTGCTGCCGACTGA
- a CDS encoding aminopeptidase, giving the protein MPALRAAAETAVRQCLNLEAEESCAVVTDDEREPIGEALYEVAAEITDDAVIVRYPPGETHGSEPPEPVAAAMAGADVVLAPTTKSLSHTRARTEANEAGARVATLPGITEDVFTTGLDADYESIAAHCEAVREQVADADEIRVTTDAGTDITFGVGGREWFSDTGIVHEPGQMSNLPAGEVFISPTTANGRFVVDGTMRPHGLLEDGHRLTFDVEDGLVTHISDDEIRATVEDAADEVGDAAYNLAELGIGTNVAVTELVGSVLLDEKAGGTVHIAIGDNAGIGGETEAPIHLDGILREPTVFAEGEPIDLPQPDDS; this is encoded by the coding sequence ATGCCAGCACTTCGAGCCGCCGCGGAGACGGCCGTCCGCCAGTGTCTGAATCTCGAGGCCGAGGAGTCGTGTGCGGTCGTCACCGACGACGAGCGCGAACCGATCGGAGAGGCGCTCTACGAGGTCGCCGCCGAGATCACCGACGACGCCGTAATCGTCCGCTATCCGCCGGGTGAGACCCACGGCAGCGAACCGCCGGAACCGGTCGCGGCGGCGATGGCCGGCGCGGACGTCGTCCTCGCGCCGACGACGAAGAGCCTGAGCCACACGCGGGCCCGCACCGAGGCGAACGAGGCAGGTGCGCGGGTCGCGACGCTCCCCGGGATCACCGAGGACGTCTTCACGACGGGGCTCGACGCCGACTACGAATCCATCGCGGCCCACTGCGAGGCGGTCCGCGAGCAGGTCGCCGACGCCGACGAGATCCGCGTCACGACGGACGCCGGGACCGACATCACCTTCGGGGTCGGCGGTCGGGAGTGGTTCTCGGACACCGGTATCGTCCACGAACCCGGCCAGATGTCGAACCTCCCGGCCGGCGAGGTGTTCATCAGCCCGACCACGGCGAACGGACGGTTCGTCGTCGACGGGACGATGCGTCCCCATGGCCTGCTCGAGGACGGCCACCGGCTCACGTTCGATGTCGAAGACGGGCTCGTCACGCACATCTCCGACGACGAAATCCGCGCGACGGTCGAGGACGCGGCTGATGAGGTTGGCGACGCCGCCTACAACCTCGCCGAGCTCGGTATCGGCACGAACGTGGCCGTCACCGAACTCGTCGGCTCGGTGCTGCTCGACGAGAAGGCCGGCGGGACCGTTCACATCGCGATCGGCGACAACGCGGGAATCGGCGGCGAGACGGAAGCGCCGATTCACCTCGACGGAATCCTTCGAGAGCCGACCGTCTTCGCCGAGGGTGAGCCTATCGACCTTCCGCAGCCGGACGATTCCTGA
- a CDS encoding type II glyceraldehyde-3-phosphate dehydrogenase, translated as MQQVAINGYGTIGKRVADAVRRQPDMEVLGVAKTRPNFEAETAIDKGFPLYAAVEERAELFAQAGLEIAGPVEDLVAEADVVVDATPSGIGAQNKELYEEYDTPALYQGGEDADIADVSFNARSNFEDAVDADHVRVVSCNTTGLSRVIAPLREAYGVEKVRATLVRRGGDPGQSDRGPINDILPNPVTIPSHHGPDVETIFPDLDIDTLGMKVPATQMHMHSLNVTLEEEVDAADVRELFADESRLFSIPERMDIDGSGKLKEYALDAGRPRGDIWENCIWEESISTVGRDFYCFQAIHQESDVVPENVDAIRAVTGAADAQESIETTDEALGIGL; from the coding sequence ATGCAACAGGTCGCGATCAACGGCTACGGCACGATCGGCAAACGCGTCGCGGACGCGGTTCGACGACAGCCCGACATGGAGGTGCTGGGCGTCGCGAAGACGCGCCCGAACTTCGAAGCCGAGACAGCGATCGACAAGGGATTCCCGCTCTACGCCGCCGTCGAGGAGCGCGCGGAGCTGTTCGCCCAGGCCGGCCTCGAGATCGCGGGGCCGGTCGAGGACCTCGTCGCCGAGGCCGACGTCGTCGTCGACGCCACGCCGTCGGGGATCGGCGCCCAGAACAAAGAACTCTACGAGGAGTACGACACGCCCGCGCTCTACCAGGGCGGCGAAGACGCCGACATCGCCGACGTGAGTTTCAACGCGCGTTCGAACTTCGAAGACGCCGTCGACGCCGACCACGTGCGCGTCGTCTCCTGTAACACGACCGGGCTCTCTCGAGTCATCGCGCCGCTCCGAGAGGCCTACGGCGTCGAGAAGGTCCGCGCGACGCTGGTTCGGCGCGGCGGCGACCCCGGCCAGTCCGACCGCGGTCCGATCAACGACATCCTCCCGAATCCAGTGACGATTCCGTCCCACCACGGCCCCGACGTCGAGACCATCTTCCCCGATCTCGATATCGACACGCTCGGGATGAAGGTCCCCGCGACGCAGATGCACATGCACAGCCTCAACGTCACGTTGGAAGAGGAGGTCGACGCTGCAGACGTTCGCGAACTGTTCGCCGACGAGTCGCGCCTCTTTTCGATCCCCGAGCGTATGGACATCGACGGCAGCGGGAAACTCAAGGAGTACGCCCTGGACGCCGGCCGACCCCGCGGCGACATCTGGGAGAACTGCATCTGGGAGGAGTCCATCTCGACCGTCGGACGGGACTTCTACTGCTTCCAGGCGATCCACCAGGAGAGCGACGTCGTGCCGGAGAACGTCGACGCGATCCGCGCCGTGACCGGCGCGGCCGACGCCCAGGAGAGCATCGAAACGACCGACGAAGCGCTCGGGATCGGTCTGTAG
- a CDS encoding protein-L-isoaspartate(D-aspartate) O-methyltransferase, whose translation MSDTHEDRRQQMVETVAPRVDDDRVLEALEAVPRHEFVPPDRRDSAYADRPLPIGDGQTISAPHMVAIMADLLEADPGDDVLEIGTGCGYHAAVTAELVGDENVYTVEYGEELARQARDRLAELGYDGVSIRVGDGREGWAEHAPYDAAYLTCATPSLPEPVVDQLRPGGQLLAPVGTGRQRLVAATKRSDGSLARTERGGVRFVRMRG comes from the coding sequence ATGTCCGATACCCACGAGGATCGACGCCAGCAGATGGTCGAAACGGTCGCGCCGCGCGTCGACGATGATCGCGTTCTCGAGGCCCTCGAGGCGGTCCCGCGCCACGAATTCGTCCCGCCGGACCGTCGGGACAGCGCCTACGCGGACCGTCCGCTTCCGATCGGTGACGGACAGACGATCAGCGCGCCGCACATGGTCGCGATCATGGCCGACCTGCTCGAGGCCGATCCCGGCGACGACGTCCTCGAGATCGGCACCGGCTGTGGCTATCACGCCGCGGTAACCGCCGAACTGGTCGGTGACGAGAACGTCTACACCGTCGAGTACGGCGAAGAGCTTGCCCGGCAGGCCCGCGACCGGCTCGCGGAACTGGGCTACGACGGCGTCTCGATCCGCGTCGGCGACGGTCGCGAGGGCTGGGCCGAGCACGCGCCCTACGACGCCGCCTACCTCACCTGCGCGACGCCGTCGCTTCCGGAGCCGGTCGTCGACCAGCTTCGACCCGGCGGTCAGCTGCTCGCACCGGTCGGGACCGGTCGCCAGCGGCTCGTGGCGGCGACGAAGCGGTCCGACGGCTCGCTCGCTCGAACCGAACGCGGCGGCGTTCGGTTCGTCCGGATGCGCGGCTAG
- a CDS encoding site-2 protease family protein produces MRSFRIGSLFGIPIKLDLTFLLVLPLFAYLIGAQIDEVAGILNDGLGAGIDVGSITGGLSPWLLGLAAAVGLFVGVVLHELGHSLTAQRYGFPIDSITLWLFGGIAAFSEMPENWRQELTIAVAGPIVSILVGVGSYGLFVVTPESLSGARFVLGYLAILNVALAFFNMVPAFPMDGGRVLRALLARNQPYARATQQAAGVGKLFAVAMGLFGLFVTFNPILIGVAFFVYIAASSEAQQVTMKAAFQDVTVGDIMTSAADLHTVEPETTIAELIQRMFTERHTGYPVVDSNAFEGERLVGLVTLSDARDVEPVERDAYTVEDVMTTDLQTITADSDAMTAIERMREHDIGRLIVIDGADHRSADGSRGETSGEDDDLVGLISRTDVMTAFDIVQQSGAVALSSRLQSAD; encoded by the coding sequence ATGAGGAGTTTCCGGATCGGCTCCCTCTTCGGAATCCCGATCAAGCTCGATCTGACGTTCCTGCTGGTACTTCCGTTGTTCGCGTATCTCATCGGCGCGCAGATCGACGAGGTCGCGGGGATACTGAACGACGGACTCGGGGCGGGGATCGATGTCGGTTCGATCACCGGTGGGCTGTCACCGTGGCTGCTCGGACTGGCCGCCGCAGTCGGCCTGTTCGTCGGCGTCGTGCTCCACGAACTCGGGCACTCGCTGACCGCTCAGCGCTACGGGTTCCCGATCGACTCGATCACGCTCTGGCTGTTCGGCGGCATCGCCGCCTTCTCGGAGATGCCCGAGAACTGGCGACAGGAACTCACCATCGCCGTCGCCGGCCCGATCGTCAGCATTCTGGTCGGCGTCGGCTCCTACGGGCTCTTCGTCGTCACCCCCGAGAGTCTCAGCGGCGCGCGGTTCGTGCTCGGCTACCTCGCCATCCTGAACGTCGCACTCGCGTTCTTCAATATGGTCCCGGCTTTTCCGATGGACGGCGGTCGCGTTCTCCGAGCGCTGTTGGCGCGTAACCAACCCTACGCGCGGGCGACCCAACAGGCCGCCGGCGTCGGCAAGCTCTTCGCGGTCGCCATGGGGCTGTTCGGCCTCTTCGTCACGTTCAACCCCATCCTGATCGGCGTCGCCTTCTTCGTCTACATCGCCGCCTCGAGCGAAGCCCAGCAGGTGACCATGAAGGCCGCGTTTCAGGACGTCACCGTCGGCGACATCATGACGTCGGCGGCGGATCTCCACACCGTCGAGCCGGAGACGACGATCGCGGAACTGATCCAGCGGATGTTCACGGAGCGCCACACCGGCTATCCGGTCGTCGATAGCAACGCGTTCGAGGGGGAACGACTCGTCGGCCTCGTGACGCTGTCCGACGCCCGCGACGTCGAGCCGGTCGAGCGCGACGCCTACACCGTCGAAGACGTGATGACGACCGATCTGCAGACGATCACCGCCGATTCGGACGCGATGACGGCCATCGAACGAATGCGGGAACACGATATCGGCCGGTTGATCGTCATCGATGGCGCGGACCACCGGTCCGCTGACGGTTCGCGCGGCGAAACGTCGGGCGAAGACGACGACCTCGTGGGGTTGATCTCGCGGACCGACGTGATGACGGCCTTCGACATCGTACAACAGAGCGGTGCGGTCGCGCTCTCGAGTCGACTGCAGAGCGCGGATTAG
- a CDS encoding HVO_0476 family zinc finger protein, translating into MNDIPERVPTVCPSCSPDLETVHEVLTDGGGTLTVRCSECSHVHKIQPDREREVTLDVVVSQGGESFTANVTTPEDETIEVGDEFILETEEVLSTVRVTSVELDGQKRVEEAPADEIETVWTREVDNVGVNVTVHPQDGSRDDSRSITVHVPGDYEFEVGAVESFGDDEFEIDAFVVRKDADGYRRDRFEEAGDTAFAKDIKRVYAYDEQSSAWSAW; encoded by the coding sequence ATGAACGATATTCCGGAGCGCGTTCCGACGGTCTGTCCGTCGTGCTCGCCGGACCTCGAGACGGTCCACGAAGTACTCACGGACGGCGGCGGGACCCTCACCGTTCGGTGCAGCGAGTGTAGTCACGTCCACAAGATCCAGCCCGACCGCGAGCGCGAAGTCACGCTCGACGTCGTCGTCTCTCAGGGCGGTGAATCCTTCACTGCGAACGTCACTACCCCCGAAGACGAGACCATCGAGGTCGGCGACGAGTTCATACTCGAGACCGAGGAAGTGCTCTCGACGGTTCGCGTGACCAGCGTTGAACTCGACGGACAGAAGCGTGTCGAGGAGGCTCCCGCCGACGAGATCGAGACCGTCTGGACCCGCGAGGTCGACAACGTGGGCGTCAACGTGACGGTTCACCCGCAGGACGGCTCGAGAGACGACAGTCGGAGCATCACGGTCCACGTGCCGGGCGACTACGAGTTCGAGGTCGGTGCAGTCGAATCCTTCGGCGACGACGAGTTCGAAATCGACGCTTTCGTCGTCCGGAAGGACGCCGACGGCTACCGCCGAGACCGCTTCGAGGAAGCGGGCGATACCGCCTTCGCGAAGGACATCAAGCGGGTCTACGCCTACGACGAGCAGAGCAGCGCCTGGTCTGCTTGGTAA
- a CDS encoding group I intron-associated PD-(D/E)XK endonuclease, which yields MRNSKAIGDETEARALSELVACGYSVSVPFGDNDKYDLVVDDGTELHRVQCKTGWSNKAKTLRFSTHSQTTKNGVYHEETYHGLIDAFLVYYPENERFYWVDAVDATEQKMELRFESEIDHPSINWAGEYEFDGDIP from the coding sequence ATGCGAAATTCGAAAGCAATCGGTGACGAAACCGAGGCGAGGGCCCTATCCGAACTCGTTGCCTGTGGCTACAGCGTCTCAGTTCCGTTCGGAGATAACGACAAGTACGATCTCGTCGTCGACGATGGGACTGAACTCCACCGAGTACAGTGCAAGACTGGATGGTCGAACAAAGCGAAAACACTCCGATTTAGCACCCACTCGCAAACGACGAAGAACGGCGTCTATCACGAAGAGACGTATCACGGGTTAATCGACGCGTTTCTGGTCTACTATCCCGAAAACGAGCGGTTTTATTGGGTCGATGCAGTCGACGCGACGGAGCAGAAGATGGAGCTCCGCTTCGAATCCGAAATCGATCATCCGTCAATCAACTGGGCAGGCGAATACGAATTCGACGGAGATATTCCGTGA
- a CDS encoding LURP-one-related/scramblase family protein, giving the protein MSDTQGYDIQGIELTDDSYTVEQGLVRNKYRALDADGNTVLKGKQKMLKMKEEFPFTDGDGNEVFTVKAGGIIDVAGNYVLSDARTGEDLVVLDNDYSLLQDTWKIRDATTEEKLAEINSRGAMVTLARNNVPFGGWIPHKYEITDQEGAHVGSIDGQFSLRDRYEITIDDASSVPKEPVVAAAMVIDAIQGH; this is encoded by the coding sequence ATGAGCGATACTCAGGGGTACGACATTCAGGGAATCGAGTTGACTGATGACAGCTACACGGTCGAGCAGGGACTCGTCCGGAACAAGTACAGGGCGCTCGACGCCGACGGGAACACCGTTCTCAAGGGGAAACAGAAGATGCTGAAGATGAAAGAGGAGTTCCCCTTTACCGACGGCGACGGGAACGAGGTGTTCACCGTGAAGGCTGGCGGTATCATCGACGTCGCGGGGAACTACGTGCTCTCGGACGCCCGGACCGGCGAGGATCTGGTCGTTCTGGACAACGACTACTCCCTGCTGCAGGACACGTGGAAGATCCGCGACGCGACCACCGAGGAGAAACTGGCCGAAATCAACTCCCGCGGTGCGATGGTGACCCTGGCGCGCAACAATGTTCCGTTCGGCGGCTGGATTCCGCACAAGTACGAGATCACGGACCAGGAGGGCGCTCACGTGGGCTCGATCGACGGCCAGTTCTCGCTGCGCGACCGCTACGAGATCACGATCGACGACGCCAGTTCCGTCCCGAAAGAGCCCGTCGTGGCCGCGGCGATGGTCATCGACGCGATTCAGGGGCACTAG
- a CDS encoding MarR family transcriptional regulator codes for MMHEAQTTDPITQLPSELDSAQSKLVYLTLEATGGATTDDLSQLLNMQKLSILSVCSSLSSEGLIERPGAEYVLAN; via the coding sequence ATGATGCACGAAGCCCAGACGACCGATCCGATCACCCAACTGCCGTCCGAACTCGACTCCGCACAGAGCAAACTCGTCTACCTCACGCTCGAGGCCACCGGCGGAGCCACGACCGACGACCTGAGCCAGCTGCTGAACATGCAGAAACTCTCGATTCTGAGCGTCTGCTCCTCGCTCTCGAGCGAGGGGCTGATCGAACGGCCCGGTGCCGAGTACGTCCTCGCCAACTGA
- a CDS encoding Hsp20/alpha crystallin family protein: MRRDDRDEPFDDLFREIERMMNEMMNGADANVDFDSSRDVDNGFGMDTHVDIHETDDEVRIIADLPGVEKDNIELECDGTTLTISAESDHRQYDERVSLPTRVNEHTASATYNNGVLEVVFDRAEQSSDISLE; encoded by the coding sequence ATGCGCCGAGACGACCGCGACGAACCCTTCGACGATCTGTTCCGCGAGATCGAACGAATGATGAACGAGATGATGAACGGAGCCGATGCCAACGTCGATTTCGACTCCTCGAGGGACGTCGACAACGGGTTCGGCATGGACACGCACGTCGATATCCACGAAACCGACGACGAGGTTCGCATCATCGCCGACCTCCCCGGCGTCGAGAAGGACAACATCGAACTCGAGTGCGACGGCACAACCCTGACCATCTCCGCCGAGAGCGACCACCGCCAGTACGACGAGCGCGTCTCCCTGCCGACCCGGGTCAACGAACACACCGCCTCCGCGACCTACAACAACGGCGTTCTCGAAGTCGTCTTCGATCGCGCCGAACAGTCCTCGGACATCAGCCTCGAGTAA
- a CDS encoding bacterio-opsin activator domain-containing protein translates to MTKPITVLVVDNEPGFADLAGEMLEREHDAIEAEAATDGAEALAVLERRAVDCIVSDYEMPEMTGLELLERVRDDDPDLPFVLFTGRGSEEIASEAIAAGVTQYLQKESGKKQYALLANQITNAVAQYRTETELRESERRYERTLTTLHETTRDLMRAETKDEIYRSAVETASDILDVAVAASYAFEPTAGSLVHAASTRRSPERGDPAETFERGEGLVWDVFSEGESAYYEDVTREDSVEATGASGRSELIVPLGTHGVLVAGCEDVDGFDETMTELLHILAANTEAALDRAEREQLLRDHDRTLTRQNEELTRLNHTNEIVREINHGVAQASTRAAIEETVCDRLAETDRYRFAWIAASDDEPPTPTAWSGIDAAYIDTIRGDGDCAPEITLVREILESGRLQLIHDVLEDDQWRSRRKEALTYGYQTVLGVPLVADERRYGVLVVHVAGADSVGESEREVLAELGETIGHAIRSVEQTQAMLTDSRLELELAVGDSRLLLNRLSDRLAGSERITLDGVIDRGEDGIVLFVSAPVTASLTALENEWASIETLSVVSEGDEETLFELTVTSTPFLDVLRIYDVQIRMATAEDGTATLVLEVPQGVETRSLVEAIQEEYPETELVAKRETTHTRSARRLDTHLAERLTDKQFEALQAAHYSGFFEWPRESTGEDLADALDVSSPTYHYHLRAAERKLVTLAFDGHSN, encoded by the coding sequence ATGACGAAACCGATCACTGTACTCGTCGTCGACAACGAACCGGGATTCGCGGATCTCGCCGGAGAGATGCTCGAGCGCGAGCACGACGCGATCGAGGCCGAAGCGGCGACGGACGGCGCGGAAGCGCTCGCGGTCCTCGAACGGCGGGCCGTCGACTGTATCGTCAGCGATTACGAGATGCCGGAGATGACGGGGCTCGAGTTGCTCGAGCGCGTTCGCGACGACGATCCCGATCTCCCATTCGTGCTCTTCACCGGGCGGGGATCGGAGGAGATCGCGAGCGAGGCGATCGCGGCGGGCGTGACGCAGTATCTGCAGAAGGAGTCCGGAAAGAAGCAGTACGCGTTGCTGGCGAATCAGATCACGAACGCGGTCGCCCAGTACCGCACGGAGACGGAGCTCCGGGAGAGCGAGCGCCGTTACGAACGGACGCTGACGACGTTACACGAGACGACGCGGGATCTGATGCGAGCGGAGACCAAAGACGAGATCTACCGGTCGGCGGTCGAGACCGCAAGCGATATCCTCGACGTGGCGGTCGCCGCGTCGTACGCGTTCGAACCCACTGCGGGCAGCCTCGTGCACGCGGCATCGACGCGGCGATCCCCCGAGCGTGGCGATCCGGCGGAGACCTTCGAGCGGGGCGAGGGACTGGTCTGGGACGTGTTCTCGGAGGGGGAAAGCGCCTACTACGAAGACGTGACGCGCGAGGATAGCGTCGAGGCGACGGGTGCGTCGGGCCGAAGCGAGTTGATCGTTCCACTCGGGACACACGGCGTGCTGGTCGCGGGCTGCGAGGATGTCGACGGATTCGACGAGACGATGACCGAGCTGTTGCACATTCTGGCGGCCAACACCGAGGCCGCGCTGGACCGGGCCGAACGGGAGCAGTTGCTCCGCGACCACGACCGAACGCTCACGCGGCAAAACGAGGAACTGACGCGACTCAACCACACGAACGAGATCGTTCGGGAGATCAACCACGGCGTCGCGCAGGCGTCGACGCGAGCGGCGATCGAAGAAACGGTGTGCGATCGTCTCGCGGAGACGGACCGATATCGCTTCGCCTGGATCGCCGCGAGCGACGACGAACCGCCGACGCCGACCGCATGGTCCGGGATCGACGCAGCCTACATCGACACGATCCGCGGCGACGGCGATTGCGCCCCCGAGATCACGCTGGTCCGAGAGATCCTCGAGTCGGGACGGTTACAGTTGATACACGACGTCCTCGAGGACGATCAGTGGCGATCGCGGCGCAAGGAAGCGTTGACATACGGCTACCAGACGGTGCTCGGGGTGCCCCTCGTCGCTGACGAACGCCGGTACGGTGTCCTCGTCGTTCACGTCGCGGGTGCCGATTCGGTCGGCGAAAGCGAGCGGGAAGTCCTCGCCGAACTCGGGGAAACCATCGGCCACGCGATCCGATCGGTCGAGCAAACGCAGGCGATGCTAACCGACAGCCGGCTCGAGCTGGAACTCGCCGTCGGGGATTCGCGATTGCTGCTCAATCGGCTCTCGGACCGACTCGCGGGGAGCGAACGGATAACGCTCGATGGCGTCATCGACCGCGGCGAGGACGGGATCGTACTGTTCGTCAGTGCGCCGGTGACGGCGTCGTTGACTGCCCTCGAGAACGAGTGGGCGTCGATCGAGACGCTGTCGGTTGTGTCCGAGGGCGACGAAGAGACGCTGTTCGAACTAACGGTAACGTCGACGCCGTTTCTCGACGTGCTGCGGATCTACGACGTTCAGATACGGATGGCGACGGCCGAGGACGGGACGGCGACGCTCGTCCTCGAGGTGCCACAGGGAGTCGAGACGCGGTCGCTGGTGGAAGCGATCCAGGAGGAGTATCCGGAGACGGAACTGGTGGCCAAACGGGAGACCACACATACGCGTTCGGCACGACGACTTGACACCCACCTCGCGGAGCGGCTCACGGACAAGCAGTTCGAAGCGCTGCAGGCTGCTCACTACAGCGGCTTCTTCGAATGGCCGCGCGAGAGTACTGGCGAGGACCTCGCGGATGCACTCGACGTCTCGTCGCCGACGTATCACTACCACCTGCGGGCAGCCGAACGGAAACTCGTGACGTTGGCCTTCGACGGACATTCTAATTAA
- a CDS encoding protein-L-isoaspartate O-methyltransferase family protein, whose amino-acid sequence MDPAVLREDMVDGLESPPRDVLADEDLAVAMRDVPRHAFVGDERTAYAERDHEALGTRVLAPSTVARLFEALALEEDGSVLIVGVGVGYTAALAAELVGETNVHAVDISRPLVVEARRNLAEAGYDGVLVDCRDGANGLSEYAPFDRILLEAAAVDPPRALLEQLSDEGRLVFPRGTQQQRLEAVSADGETDTYDPISFAPLLVEGEQSGAVERNRTTREDRERAYRRAESRRGWEQDWIEWEETIDQQSRRKRSR is encoded by the coding sequence ATGGACCCCGCGGTACTGCGAGAGGATATGGTCGACGGCCTCGAGTCCCCACCCAGGGACGTCCTCGCCGACGAGGACCTCGCCGTCGCGATGCGCGACGTCCCGCGACACGCGTTCGTCGGCGACGAGCGGACGGCCTACGCCGAACGCGACCACGAGGCGCTCGGCACCCGCGTTCTCGCACCGAGCACGGTCGCCCGCCTCTTCGAAGCGCTCGCCCTCGAGGAGGACGGTAGCGTACTGATCGTCGGCGTTGGAGTCGGCTACACGGCCGCGCTGGCGGCCGAACTCGTCGGCGAGACGAACGTCCACGCCGTCGACATCTCCCGCCCGCTGGTCGTCGAGGCGCGACGGAACCTCGCGGAGGCGGGATACGACGGCGTCCTCGTCGACTGCCGCGACGGCGCGAACGGGCTCTCCGAGTACGCCCCCTTCGATCGCATCCTGCTCGAGGCCGCCGCCGTCGATCCGCCCCGCGCGCTGCTCGAGCAATTGTCCGATGAGGGGCGGCTGGTCTTCCCGCGAGGAACCCAGCAACAGCGGCTCGAGGCGGTTTCTGCCGACGGCGAGACGGACACGTACGACCCAATTTCCTTCGCCCCGCTGTTGGTCGAGGGCGAACAGTCGGGGGCCGTCGAGCGGAACCGAACGACGCGCGAGGACCGCGAGCGAGCATATCGTCGCGCCGAATCCCGACGCGGCTGGGAGCAGGACTGGATCGAGTGGGAGGAGACGATCGATCAGCAGTCCCGGCGAAAGCGATCTCGGTAG